The Alphaproteobacteria bacterium HT1-32 DNA segment GTAGTCCTTGCCGAACTCAACCCGACCCTCGTTGTGCGAGATGATCGAATGGTCCTTCGGCTTGCGGGCTTCGAACAATTCGGCAACCCGCGGCAGACCACCGGTGATATCACGTGTCTTCGAGCTTTCCCGGGGAATACGTGCCAGCACGTCACCGGCAGCAACGGACTGACCCGGCTCCACCGACAGAATGGCGTCGAGGCTCATGAAGTAGCGGGCTTCGATACCGTTCGGCAAGGCCAGTACTTCGCCATTATCGTCACGAAGCGTAATCCGCGGCTTCAGGTCGTTGCCCTTTGGCTGCTGCTTCCAGTCGATGACCACCTTGTTGGAAATGCCCGTCGCTTCATCGAGGACTTCACGATAGGACACGCCTTCAACCATGTCGACGAAGTGAACGATACCTTCCTTCTCCGTCATGATCGGGAGGGTGTAGGGATCCCACTCGGCCAGTTTGTCACCACGGGCGACCTTCTTGCCATTCTTCACCAGCAACTTCGCACCATACGGCAGACGATGCCGGGCGCGCTCGCGTCCCTGATCGTCCTTCAGGATCATTTCAGCATTACGCCCCATGACCACCGGAACGCCGCTGGAGTTATTGACGGAGTTATCGTTGAGCACGCTCAGCACGCCGTCATGGCTGGCTTCAATATGCGACTGTTCTGCACCACGCTGGGCAGCACCACCGATATGGAAGGTACGCATGGTCAGCTGTGTACCCGGCTCACCAATGGACTGAGCGGCAATAACACCGACAGCCTCACCGATATTCACCGTCGTACCACGTGCCAGATCGCGGCCATAGCAGGCCCCGCAGACACCGCCGACGCTTTCACAGGTCAGCACGGAGCGGATCTTCAGATCCTCAACATCCGCATTTTCCATGATCTCGATATCGTCTTCCTCGATCAGCTTGCCCTGGGGAACCAGAACTTCGCCGGTCACCGGATGCAGAACGTCCAGAGACGCCGTGCGACCGAGAACACGATCTTCGAGCGAGGCTACCGTCTCGCCGCCTTCAACCACGGCACCAACGGTCAGACCGTCAATGGAACCGCAATCTTCCTCGATGATGATGGCGTCCTGCGCCACATCGACAAGACGACGTGTCAGATAACCGGAGTTAGCTGTCTTGAGAGCCGTATCTGCCAGACCCTTACGGGCACCATGGGTCGAGTTGAAGTACTCGAGCACGGTCAGGCCTTCCTTGAAGTTTGAAATGATCGGCGTTTCGATGATTTCACCAGACGGCTTGGCCATCAGGCCACGCATACCGGCAAGCTGCTTCATCTGGGCCGCAGAACCACGGGCACCGGAATGAGCCATCATGTAAACCGCGTTGATTTCCTTCGTCGGATCCGACGTATCGGAAATACGCTTCATCATTTCATCAGCAACAACGTCGGTGCAGCGTGACCAGGCATCGACAACCTTGTTGTACTTCTCACCCTGGGTGATCAGACCGTCCTGATACTGCTTTTCGAATTCCTTCACCAGATCCTGCGTATCCGTCACCAGCTTTTCCTTGGTGTCGGGGATCAGCAGATCGTCCTTACCAAAGGAGATGCCGGCGCGGCAGGCATTGGTGAAACCAAGGGTCATCAGGCGGTCAGCAAAAATCACCGTCTCCTTCTGACCGCAATGGCGATAGACAATATCGATCACCGACGAGATTTCCTTCTTGGTCAGCAGACGGTTGACCAGTTCGAAGGGAACCTTCGGATTACGCGGCAGGATTTCAGCAATCCGCATACGGCCCGGCGTCGTCGTGACGAGACGCGTAACCGGCGCACCCGTCTCGTCAACGGTCCGGTAACGGGCCTTGATCCGGGTGTGAATGCTGATTGCCTTGCCGTCGATAGCCTGCTCGATTTCGGAAGAACCGGCGAAACGCGGCACCCGATGGGTAACGCCCTTACCTTTCTTGACGAGATCAAACAGCGCCTTGACGTCCTTGCCTTCGATTTCACGACCCGTCTTCGGATCGGCAACAACAACGTCGCCATTTTCATAGGCTGCTGACATCGCTTCTTCGGAATCGATTGAGACAATCGGACCGAAGGAGCCAAGACGTTCATAGCTGAGGTAATAGAGACCCAGCACGATATCCTGTGATGGCACGATGATCGGCTTGCCGTTGGCCGGGCTGAGGATGTTGTTCGTCGACATCATCAGAACGCGGGCTTCAAGCTGTGCTTCAAGCGACAGCGGTACATGGACCGCCATCTGGTCGCCGTCAAAGTCAGCGTTAAACGCGGTGCAGACCAGCGGGTGAAGCTGAATGGCCTTACCTTCGATCAGAACCGGCTCAAATGCCTGAATACCAAGACGGTGAAGCGTCGGCGCACGGTTCAGCATGACCGGATGTTCGCGGATAACCTCTTCAAGGATATCCCAGACTTCCGGACGCTCTTTTTCGACCATGCGCTTCGCTGCCTTGATCGTCGTCGCCATGCTGTAGAGTTCCAGCTTGGAATAGACGAACGGCTTGAACAGTTCGAGCGCCATCTTCTTCGGCAGGCCGCACTGATGCAGTTTCAGTTCCGGACCCACCACGATGACCGAACGGCCGGAGTAATCGACGCGCTTGCCGAGCAGGTTCTGACGGAAGCGACCCTGCTTGCCCTTCAGCATGTCGGACATCGACTTCAGCGGACGCTTGTTCGCGCCGGTAATGGCACGACCACGACGACCGTTGTCGAACAGGGCATCAACTGATTCCTGCAGCATGCGCTTTTCGTTGCGGACGATGATGTCCGGCGCACGCAATTCGATCAGGCGCTTCAGGCGGTTGTTCCGGTTGATGACACGACGATACAGATCGTTCAGATCGGAGGTCGCGAAACGGCCACCGTCGAGCGGCACCAGCGGACGCAGCTCGGGCGGGATAACCGGAACAACTTCCAGAATCATCCACTCCGGACGGGCGCCCGACGCCATGAAGGCTTCAACCAGCTTCAGTCGCTTGACGAGCTTCTTGCGCTTGGTTTCTGACTTGGTTTCCGCCAGATCTTCACGCAGCGTCTCAAGCTCGTCTTCCATATCGAGCTCTTTGAGCATTTCGCGGATCGCCTCCGCACCGATACCGGCGCGGAAGTTATCCTGACCATACTCATCAAGCGCGTTCTGGTAGCCGTCTTCCGACAGCAGTTCGAACTTTTTCAGCGGTGTCAGGCCCGGTTCGATAACCACATGGTTTTCGAAGTACAGAACCCGCTCCAGATCCTTCAGGGTCATGTCGAGCAGCAGGCCAATACGGCTCGGCAGCGACTTCATGAACCAGATATGGGCAACCGGCGACGCCAGTTCGATATGACCCATGCGCTCGCGGCGTACCTTTGAAAGCGTGACTTCAACGCCACATTTTTCGCAGATGATGCCACGATATTTCATGCGCTTGTACTTACCGCACAGGCATTCGTAGTCCTTGATCGGGCCAAAAATCCGGGCGCAGAACAGACCGTCCCGCTCCGGTTTGAAAGTCCGGTAGTTGATCGTTTCCGGCTTTTTGATCTCACCGAACGACCAGGAACGAATCCGCTCCGGGCTGGCGATAGCGATCTGAATCTGGTCGAACGACTGGCTCGATCCTGTGACCTGGCCGAAAATCTTCATCAACTCATTCATGTTCTTCTCCCGTATGGGTCATATGTCCTGAGACGTTCGATCAGAAATTACGCTGTTCAAGCTCAACATTGAGCCCGAGCGAACGCAGTTCCTTAACCAGCACGTTAAAGGACTCTGGGATACCAGCTTCGAAGGTGTCGTCACCGCGGACGATAGCTTCGTAAACCTTGGTGCGGCCCGACACATCATCGGATTTCACTGTCAGCATTTCCTGCAGGGTGTATGCAGCACCGTAAGCTTCAAGTGCCCACACTTCCATTTCACCGAAGCGCTGACCACCGAACTGCGCCTTACCACCCAGCGGCTGCTGGGTAACGAGGCTGTACGGGCCAATCGACCGGGCATGGATCTTGTCATCAACCAGGTGATGCAGCTTCAGCATATAGATGTAGCCGACTGTAACCTGACGATCGAACGGTTCACCCGTCCGGCCATCAACCAGGGTTACCTGACCGGAACTCGACAAGCCTGCCTTCTCCAGCATTTCAACGATGTCCGGTTCGCGGGCACCATCAAACACCGGCGTCGCAATCGGAACGCCGTCAGAGATGTTATTGGCAAGGTCGAAGATTTCATAATCTTCAAGAGTCTCGATCTCGGTCGTGTAGACCTTCTCGCCATAGACATCCTTGAGCTTCGCCTTCAGCGTCTTCATGCCGGCTGAATTGCTCTTTGCGGCGCGCAGGGCTTCCGCAACCTGGCGGCCGAGACCGGCACAGGCCCATCCGAGATGGGTTTCGAGAATCTGCCCGACATTCATTCGTGACGGCACACCCAGCGGGTTCAGGACAATATCGACCTGCGTTCCATCTTCAAGGTACGGCATGTCTTCAATCGGCATGATGCGCGAAATGACACCCTTATTCCCGTGACGACCGGCCATTTTATCGCCCGGCTGAAGCTTGCGCTTCACGGCAACGAACACCTTGACCATCTTCATGACGCCCGGCGGCAGCTCGTCGCCACGCTGCAACTTCTCAACCTTGTTGTCGAAGCGTGCTTCGAGCAGCTTGATGGAGGCATCGAAGGTCGCCTTGAGCGCTTCGATTTCACCCATCCGGCCGTCATCCTCGACCACGATCTGGCGCCACTGACCAGGCGTGAAATCGCCCAGCAACGCTTCTGTAACCGCCGCACCAACCTTGATACCCTTCGGACCGGAAACGGTCTTGTGGCCCATCAGCAGGTCTTTCAGGCGGCCAAAGAAGCTGCGCTCCAGAATGATCCGCTCATCATCACGGTCTTTTGCGAGGCGTTCAATTTCCGCCCGCTCGATGGCCATCGCACGTTCGTCCTTGTCGACGCCGCGGCGCGAGAACACCCGCACCTCGACAATCGTACCGGCAACACCCGGCGGCAGGCGCAGGGAGGTGTCACGTACGTCACTGGCTTTTTCACCAAAGATCGCCCGCAGCAGTTTTTCTTCCGGCGTCATCGGTGATTCGCCCTTCGGCGTCACCTTACCGACAAGAATGTCACCCGGATTAACCTCGGCACCGATATAAACGATCCCGGCTTCATCGAGGTTTTTCAGGGCTTCTTCACCGACATTCGGGATATCACGGGTGATATCTTCCTGACCGAGCTTCGTATCACGGGCCATGACCTCGAATTCCTCGATATGGATCGAGGTAAAGACGTCATCACGCACGATACGTTCCGAGATCAGGATCGAATCTTCGAAGTTGTAGCCATTCCACGGCATGAACGCGACCAGCACGTTACGGCCAAGGGCCAGATCACCGAGATCCGTTGACGGACCGTCACCGATGATCTCGCCAGCAGTCACCCGGTCGCCTACGCGAACCAGCGGACGCTGGTTGATGCAGGTGTTCTGGTTCGAACGCTGGAACTTGCGCAGATTGTAGATATCCACGCCCGACGCATCGGCTTTGGTCTCTTCCGTTGCCCGGATAACGATACGGGTGGCATCCACCTGATCGACCAGACCCGACCGGCGCGCAACAATCGACGCCCCGGAGTCATGAGCAACAGCCCGCTCCATGCCGGTACCGACGAGCGGCGCCTGAGCCTGAAGCAGCGGCACAGCCTGCCGCTGCATGTTCGATCCCATCAGCGCGCGGTTGGCGTCATCGTTCTCCAGGAACGGGATAAGCGCCGCAGCAACCGAAACGAGCTGTTTCGGAGACACGTCGATGAAGTCGATATCAGCAGGCAGTGCGAGATGGTAATCGCCCCGTGTCCGGCAGCTGACCAGATCTTCAAGCAGCTTGCCCTTGTCATCCATTTCAGCATTGGCCTGAGCGACCGTATAATGGCCCTCATCCATCGCCGTCATGTAGATGACTTCGTCGGTTGCATGGCCATCGACCACCCGGCGATACGGGCTTTCAATGAAGCCGTATTTGTTGACGCGGGCAAAAGTAGCCAGCGAGTTGATCAGACCGATATTCGGGCCTTCCGGCGTTTCAATCGGGCAGATACGACCGTAATGGGTCGGATGCACGTCACGGACTTCAAAGCCGGCCCGCTCGCGTGTCAGACCACCCGGGCCAAGCGCCGAAAGGCGACGCTTGTGGGTAATTTCCGACAGCGGGTTGGTCTGATCCATGAACTGGCTGAGCTGCGATGAACCGAAAAATTCGCGAACCGCAGCAGCAGCCGGCTTCGCATTGATCAGGTCATGCGGCATGACGGTGTCGATATCGACGGAACCCATACGCTCACGAATAGCGCGCTCCATACGAAGCAGGCCAACGCGATACTGGTTTTCCATCAGTTCGCCGACCGAACGAACACGCCGGTTGCCGAGATGGTCAATATCGTCGATCTCACCCTTGCCGTCCTTCAGACCAACGAGGATCTTGACGACCGCCAGAATGTCTTCTTTGCGCAGCACACGTACCGTATCATCGGTCGTGAAATTCAGGCGGGCATTCATCTTTACCCGGCCAACCGCACTCAGGTCATAGCGTTCTGAATCAAAGAACAGACCACGGAACAGGTTTTCTGCCGTCTCCAGCGTCGGCGGCTCGCCCGGGCGCATCACACGGTAGATATCGACCAGTGCTTCGTCACGGCTGGTGTTCTTGTCCGACGCCAGGGTGTTACGAATGTACGGTCCGACATTGAGATGGTCGATCGCAAGCGTTGCGAAGGACACGATCTTGTTCTCTTCGAACATCTCGAGCATTTCTTCGGTGATCTCGTCACCGGCATCGGCATAGACTTCACCGGTCTGCGGATCGATCACGTCGAGCGCCAGATAATCACCGATCAGGTCTTCATTGCTGACAAACCGTTCGGTGACCTTGTCCTCTTCCAGCTTCTTGACGATGCGGCGGGTCAGCTTCTGACCGGCTTCGACAATCACATCACCGGTGTTAGCATCAACCAGATCCTTGACCAGCTTAACACCGATCAGGCGCTCAGCGTTCAGGTCGGTTTTCCAGCCATCCCCGCTGCGCTCGACATGCGAGTGCTCGTAGAAATATTTGAGGATGTCTTCCGGCGTCATGCCGGTGATCAGTGCCGGATCAACCGGCACGCCTTCTTCTGCGCACTTCTCGCGATAAGCGATGGATTCATCACTATCCAGTGCCAGCAGCAGCGTGGTGACCGGCAGTTTCCGCCGACGGTCGATACGTACGAAGGTCAGGTCCTTGGCATCGAATTCGAAATCCAGCCAGGAGCCACGGTACGGAATCACCCGTGCAGCAAAGAGATATTTACCCGACGAATGGGTCTTGCCCTTGTCGTGATCGAAGAACACGCCCGGTGAACGGTGCATCTGGCTGACGATCACCCGCTCGGTGCCGTTGACCACGAAGGTACCGTTACCCGTCATCAGGGGCATATCGCCCATGTAGACGTCCTGTTCCTTGATATCGCGGACCGACTTGGCGCCTGTATCTTCGTCGATGTCCCAAACCAGAAGACGGAGTGTCACCTTTAACGGTGCGGCATAGGTCATGCCCCGCTGCTGGCACTCTTCAACGTCGTATTTTGGTTCTTCGAGATCGTAACTCACGAACTCCAGACGGCCTCGCTCGGAGAAGTCCTGAATCGGGAAAACCGACTTGAACACCTGCTGAAGTCCGGATTCAATCCGCTCCTGTTCGGATGCGCCCAGCTTCATGAAGCCATCATATGACTGCTTCTGAACCTCAATGAGGTTCGGCATTTCTGCTACTGCACGGATCTGTCCGAAGTCTTTGCGGATACGTTTCCGACCTGTGAACGACTTTGCCATTGAGCGCCTCGATTCCTGGTCTGTTGCCCCTGATGCATGCTTGCAGACGGAGGAGCATCCCATCTGCAAACCGAAATTTTCTGTTCGACCCCGAAACGGGGTCAGGCCGGACGGTCAACCCCGCAGGGTCGGCCGTCCGGCCTTGGTATCAAAGCCCGCGAAGCGGATTACTTGAGCGCAACCGTTGCGCCTGCTTCTTCCAGCTTCTTCTTCAGCTCTTCAGCTTCTGCCTTGTCCACGCCTTCCTTGACGGGCTTCGGCGCGCCTTCGACCAGGTCCTTGGCTTCTTTCAGACCAAGGCCGGTGATGGCACGAACTTCCTTAATAACGTTGATCTTCTTGTCGCCAGCGGCTTCAAGAATCACGTCAAAGGAGTCTTTTTCTTCTTCAGCGGCAGCTTCGCCACCAGCAGCTGCGACGCCGGCTACGGCAACCGGAGCAGCGGCGGAAACGCCCCACTTTTCTTCGAGCATTTTTGACAGCTCAGCAGCTTCGAGCACTGTGAGGCTCGACAGTTCTTCAACAATCTTATCCAAATCAGCCATTTGATATCTCTCCTAAGGCTTGAACTTTATGGTACCGCTTCAAGCGGCCTCGCCCAATTGACTTTTCGCATGCAGAACCCGTGCAATCTGACCACCAGGTGCCTGAAGCACACCGGCAATACGTGTTGCAGGGGTATTGACCATACCGACGATCTTCGCCCGCAGCTCATCCAGGCTCGGAAGAGTTGCCAGCGACTTGATGCCGTCAAGGTCAAGAATCTGCTCGCCCAGCGCGCCACCCTGAATCACCAATTTCTCATTCTTCTTGGCGTATTCCACAGCAACTTTCGCAGCAGCCACCGGGTCCGACGAATAAGCAATAGCCGTCGGGCCGGTGAACAGATCTGCGATATTCTGGTACGGCGTTCCATCGAGAGCGAGACGCGTGATCCGGTTCTTGGTCACTTTAAGGCTTGCTCCGGCACCCAGCATCTGACGCCGCAGGTCAGTCATTTCAGCCACCGACAGCCCACTATAGTGGGTGACGACAACGATCGACGTTTCTGCGAACACCTGATTCAGAGATGCGACGAGCTCGGCTTTTTGTGCTCGGTTCACGTATCGTCTCCGATGTTCATGATCATGCGGATTGCATGATCACCGTTTCACCAGGACCCCGGCCCGAAGGCCGTGATCCGCGAGATCTGTCCAGCGTCAAAGTTCAAGCCGTTACACCGCATCGCGGCAAAACGGTTATCACTCTGTCTGTGCGGGACTTGCCGGCGGTTTCCCGCCTGCCCGCAGTCTCGGACAGTTTGGCCGGTTGCCCGGCCGATCCACCACCCGGAGGTGGCGAAACCTTCAGACCAGCGACGTCAGTTCTGTGTCGTCACGCTGGCCAGATCAACCCGGACGCTCGGACCCATGGTCGAAGTCAGGCTGATCTTCTTTACATAAGTACCTTTGGCACCTGTCGGCTTGGCTTTCATGATCGCATCAACAAAAGCCTCGACATTGCCCTTCAGCTTTTCGCCACCAAAGCTCACCTTGCCGATACCAGCATGAACGACCCCGGCCTTTTCAGTCCGGAACTCGACCTGGCCAGCCTTGGCATTCGTGACGGCTTCCGCAACATTCGGGGTAACCGTCCCGAGCTTCGGGTTCGGCATCAGGCCACGCGGGCCAAGCACCTTACCGAGGCGACCGACAACAGCCATCATGTCCGGCGTTGCGATGCAGCGGTCAAAATTCATCTCACCCTTCTGGATTGCTTCCATCAGGTCTTCCGCGCCGACGATGTCAGCCCCGGCTTCGCGGGCTTCATCAGCCTTTGCGTCGCGGGCAAACACGGCAACCCGGACGGTCTTGCCGGTACCATTCGGCAGCGACACCATGCCGCGCACCATCTGGTCCGCATGACGCGGATCAACACCGAGATTCATCGAGATTTCGATGGTCTCGTCAAATTTCGTCTTGCTGCGCTCTGTGAGCAGCTTCAGGGCATCGTCGACCGAATAATCGGCAACCCGGTCAATGCCGTCGCGTGCGGCTGTAAGCCGTTTTCCAATTTTACCCATGACTACCCCACTACCTCGATGCCCATCGACCGCGCAGAACCGGCAAGCATGCTGATTGCGGCGTCGACGTCGTTGGCGTTCAGATCAGCCATCTTGATTTCGGCGATCTCTTTAAGCTGCTTGCGCGTTACCTTACCAACGGTGCTGCCCTTGCCAGGAGTCGAGGACCCCTTGTCTTTCTTGGCAGCCCGCTTGATATAGTAACTGGCAGGCGGGGTCTTGGTGACGAAGGTGAAGGAGCGGTCACCGTAAGCGGTGATAACCACCGGCGTCGGGACACCCGGCTCCATACCCTGCGTTGCGGCGTTAAACGCCTTGCAGAATTCCATGATATTCAGACCCGCCTG contains these protein-coding regions:
- the rpoC gene encoding DNA-directed RNA polymerase subunit beta', encoding MNELMKIFGQVTGSSQSFDQIQIAIASPERIRSWSFGEIKKPETINYRTFKPERDGLFCARIFGPIKDYECLCGKYKRMKYRGIICEKCGVEVTLSKVRRERMGHIELASPVAHIWFMKSLPSRIGLLLDMTLKDLERVLYFENHVVIEPGLTPLKKFELLSEDGYQNALDEYGQDNFRAGIGAEAIREMLKELDMEDELETLREDLAETKSETKRKKLVKRLKLVEAFMASGARPEWMILEVVPVIPPELRPLVPLDGGRFATSDLNDLYRRVINRNNRLKRLIELRAPDIIVRNEKRMLQESVDALFDNGRRGRAITGANKRPLKSMSDMLKGKQGRFRQNLLGKRVDYSGRSVIVVGPELKLHQCGLPKKMALELFKPFVYSKLELYSMATTIKAAKRMVEKERPEVWDILEEVIREHPVMLNRAPTLHRLGIQAFEPVLIEGKAIQLHPLVCTAFNADFDGDQMAVHVPLSLEAQLEARVLMMSTNNILSPANGKPIIVPSQDIVLGLYYLSYERLGSFGPIVSIDSEEAMSAAYENGDVVVADPKTGREIEGKDVKALFDLVKKGKGVTHRVPRFAGSSEIEQAIDGKAISIHTRIKARYRTVDETGAPVTRLVTTTPGRMRIAEILPRNPKVPFELVNRLLTKKEISSVIDIVYRHCGQKETVIFADRLMTLGFTNACRAGISFGKDDLLIPDTKEKLVTDTQDLVKEFEKQYQDGLITQGEKYNKVVDAWSRCTDVVADEMMKRISDTSDPTKEINAVYMMAHSGARGSAAQMKQLAGMRGLMAKPSGEIIETPIISNFKEGLTVLEYFNSTHGARKGLADTALKTANSGYLTRRLVDVAQDAIIIEEDCGSIDGLTVGAVVEGGETVASLEDRVLGRTASLDVLHPVTGEVLVPQGKLIEEDDIEIMENADVEDLKIRSVLTCESVGGVCGACYGRDLARGTTVNIGEAVGVIAAQSIGEPGTQLTMRTFHIGGAAQRGAEQSHIEASHDGVLSVLNDNSVNNSSGVPVVMGRNAEMILKDDQGRERARHRLPYGAKLLVKNGKKVARGDKLAEWDPYTLPIMTEKEGIVHFVDMVEGVSYREVLDEATGISNKVVIDWKQQPKGNDLKPRITLRDDNGEVLALPNGIEARYFMSLDAILSVEPGQSVAAGDVLARIPRESSKTRDITGGLPRVAELFEARKPKDHSIISHNEGRVEFGKDYKSKRRITVVPTEDDGAEPMDYMIPKGKHLAVQEGDYVRKGDPLIDGNPVPHDILEVMGVEALASYLVNEIQEVYRLQGVKINDKHIEVIVRQMLQKVEISEPGDTTFLVGELVEKLEFDQINEKMMKGGKQPAAARPVLQGITKASLQTSSFISAASFQETTRVLTEAAVSGKIDNLHGLKENVIVGRLIPAGTGSVMNRMREIAADRDKVLADQTAKDESAALAASAEAAASESASIDGDD
- the rpoB gene encoding DNA-directed RNA polymerase subunit beta, with protein sequence MAKSFTGRKRIRKDFGQIRAVAEMPNLIEVQKQSYDGFMKLGASEQERIESGLQQVFKSVFPIQDFSERGRLEFVSYDLEEPKYDVEECQQRGMTYAAPLKVTLRLLVWDIDEDTGAKSVRDIKEQDVYMGDMPLMTGNGTFVVNGTERVIVSQMHRSPGVFFDHDKGKTHSSGKYLFAARVIPYRGSWLDFEFDAKDLTFVRIDRRRKLPVTTLLLALDSDESIAYREKCAEEGVPVDPALITGMTPEDILKYFYEHSHVERSGDGWKTDLNAERLIGVKLVKDLVDANTGDVIVEAGQKLTRRIVKKLEEDKVTERFVSNEDLIGDYLALDVIDPQTGEVYADAGDEITEEMLEMFEENKIVSFATLAIDHLNVGPYIRNTLASDKNTSRDEALVDIYRVMRPGEPPTLETAENLFRGLFFDSERYDLSAVGRVKMNARLNFTTDDTVRVLRKEDILAVVKILVGLKDGKGEIDDIDHLGNRRVRSVGELMENQYRVGLLRMERAIRERMGSVDIDTVMPHDLINAKPAAAAVREFFGSSQLSQFMDQTNPLSEITHKRRLSALGPGGLTRERAGFEVRDVHPTHYGRICPIETPEGPNIGLINSLATFARVNKYGFIESPYRRVVDGHATDEVIYMTAMDEGHYTVAQANAEMDDKGKLLEDLVSCRTRGDYHLALPADIDFIDVSPKQLVSVAAALIPFLENDDANRALMGSNMQRQAVPLLQAQAPLVGTGMERAVAHDSGASIVARRSGLVDQVDATRIVIRATEETKADASGVDIYNLRKFQRSNQNTCINQRPLVRVGDRVTAGEIIGDGPSTDLGDLALGRNVLVAFMPWNGYNFEDSILISERIVRDDVFTSIHIEEFEVMARDTKLGQEDITRDIPNVGEEALKNLDEAGIVYIGAEVNPGDILVGKVTPKGESPMTPEEKLLRAIFGEKASDVRDTSLRLPPGVAGTIVEVRVFSRRGVDKDERAMAIERAEIERLAKDRDDERIILERSFFGRLKDLLMGHKTVSGPKGIKVGAAVTEALLGDFTPGQWRQIVVEDDGRMGEIEALKATFDASIKLLEARFDNKVEKLQRGDELPPGVMKMVKVFVAVKRKLQPGDKMAGRHGNKGVISRIMPIEDMPYLEDGTQVDIVLNPLGVPSRMNVGQILETHLGWACAGLGRQVAEALRAAKSNSAGMKTLKAKLKDVYGEKVYTTEIETLEDYEIFDLANNISDGVPIATPVFDGAREPDIVEMLEKAGLSSSGQVTLVDGRTGEPFDRQVTVGYIYMLKLHHLVDDKIHARSIGPYSLVTQQPLGGKAQFGGQRFGEMEVWALEAYGAAYTLQEMLTVKSDDVSGRTKVYEAIVRGDDTFEAGIPESFNVLVKELRSLGLNVELEQRNF
- the rplL gene encoding 50S ribosomal protein L7/L12 — its product is MADLDKIVEELSSLTVLEAAELSKMLEEKWGVSAAAPVAVAGVAAAGGEAAAEEEKDSFDVILEAAGDKKINVIKEVRAITGLGLKEAKDLVEGAPKPVKEGVDKAEAEELKKKLEEAGATVALK
- the rplJ gene encoding 50S ribosomal protein L10 gives rise to the protein MNRAQKAELVASLNQVFAETSIVVVTHYSGLSVAEMTDLRRQMLGAGASLKVTKNRITRLALDGTPYQNIADLFTGPTAIAYSSDPVAAAKVAVEYAKKNEKLVIQGGALGEQILDLDGIKSLATLPSLDELRAKIVGMVNTPATRIAGVLQAPGGQIARVLHAKSQLGEAA
- the rplA gene encoding 50S ribosomal protein L1 → MGKIGKRLTAARDGIDRVADYSVDDALKLLTERSKTKFDETIEISMNLGVDPRHADQMVRGMVSLPNGTGKTVRVAVFARDAKADEAREAGADIVGAEDLMEAIQKGEMNFDRCIATPDMMAVVGRLGKVLGPRGLMPNPKLGTVTPNVAEAVTNAKAGQVEFRTEKAGVVHAGIGKVSFGGEKLKGNVEAFVDAIMKAKPTGAKGTYVKKISLTSTMGPSVRVDLASVTTQN
- the rplK gene encoding 50S ribosomal protein L11, which encodes MAKKITGYIKLQIPSGKANPSPPVGPALGQAGLNIMEFCKAFNAATQGMEPGVPTPVVITAYGDRSFTFVTKTPPASYYIKRAAKKDKGSSTPGKGSTVGKVTRKQLKEIAEIKMADLNANDVDAAISMLAGSARSMGIEVVG